The genomic DNA TCAGCCAGTCGTTCGGAAATGAACCACAGTCCACTGAAGCTAGCCACCCCCACCGGGACAGAGCAAGGCTCATGGGTGGAAAGCCCTTCTGACAAAGTTCCTTCGAGGCAGGTATCAGAATATGATGCGTTTCCCATCGGCTGGGTTCTGCTCCATGGGGCAGTAGGGACACTTCAGCCTGCACAGGGAGAACAGACAATGTCTTGGGGGCTGGCTGGTGGGGGGGAACCGAGCCAAGATGGAGCAGAGCCCGGGGCACTTACTTTCCTCCATTGATGAGCTTGTTGAGGGCGTCTCGGGAGATCACGTGGCCACAGATGAGCTTGATGGGAGGGTTGGAATCTGACGTCTGCTGCCGGAGGATGGGGCAGGCAAACACCGAGTGGTACCAGCACTTCATGCCCAGTTCAATCTCAATCTGGGGAAGCCAGCGTAGGGCTGAGTCCCACTTCCAGCTTTGGCCGCCCTTTCCAGGGCCTTCtgcccacacacacccccacgccccaccccgccctgccaGGCCTCACCGGTAGCTCGTCCTTGTGACTCCAGACCCCCGTGCACTGCCTCTGCTCAATCACAGCCTTAATGTTCATCAGCACAGGCAGCGCCACACAGCCAGAAGCAAAGCTGCGGAACAAAGAGCAGGGGCTGCAGCGGCCCACACCGAGAGCCCGGCGGACAGACAGAGGCACCAGCACACTGGTCGTCGGCCTGTGTCTTGGGGCGGGGTGCTCAAGTGGCACATGGTCAGACTGATCCTTGAGAATCTCCCCGGTCGCTCATAAAGCGCCACACAGGTAGCTATGTGTGTCCGACCCTAGCGTCATTCTAATGCACCCCAGTTTGGGGACCtatgggaaaaacaaaaggaagatctAGGGAGCAGATACCTGCTCACCCAAACCACTGGCATGCTGCTGGTGTGATGGAGCCAGCGATCAGTTTCAAAGGGCCCCAGCCTGCCTGTCTCCCCCACTCTGCTGTCGTAATGCCCATCTGCGACCGGTTACCATCAACGCGGACGCTCAGACACGGGGGCAGATCCGAATCTCGCAGTGACTCAGGCGGGGGCGGGGAGTCAACTGGCTGGCGCCTCGAGGGCTAAGTACCTATGATGCTCAGGAAAATCGTGCACCCGAGAACCATCGTGAGGTGTCCCTGGCGTTCCTGCTGGGAAACACTGTCCTTTAACTGGAAACCTTCCccctggggtggggcgggagaTGCACTGTGGTGCAGCGTGGGATTCTGGGACCGGGTCCATGTGCCCTTTATTCCCTGCGAGGCCCTGGGCAAGTCCACACGTGCCTTGGGCCTGTgtgttttgtcatctgtaaaatgaggaaaactaCCTGTAATTCCTAGGGCCTCGTGGAGTCATGAGAACGTTACTGTGCAGGAGCCTTCCAGGGGAAAGGTCTCCATACGTGTTATTCAGGCACTTTCAAATCTCCCCAAAGGAAAGTGGTCTGAGGGAAGGCCAGGCTGCAGAGGGTCTTGTGATAACTCAGGGGGGAGGTGCAGGCAAGACAGAGACCTCATTCAAAAGACCTTACAGAAGGggaaccttgggcgcctgggtggctcagttgttaagcatctgccttgggctcagggatggagccctgcatcgggctccctgctcagcggcaagtctgcttctccctctcccactcctcctgcttgtgttcctgctctcgctatctctctgtgtcaaataaataaaatctttaaaaaaaaaaaaaaagaaggggaaccTTGACCCCACCACTGACCTTGCAGTGACGGCAGGCCACAACTCTTCctaacctcagtttctccaactaTAAAATCAGATAATTCCTCCCCGGAAGCATGACTAAGAGAACCAGTTTAGGTCTGAAAGAACGAAGGACCAGCCCTGGCACATGGAATGGCCTCCACCAATTGTTTCCCCTGAGACCCTCCCACTTGTGCTGCCCCCACAGGGCTGCCCCGTACCTGACACTGAGGGGCGACTCCACCGAGAGCCCCAGCAGGGAACAAGCATCCCGGGTAAAGGTCTCACAGATCTCTGCCCAGTGGCTGTTGTCCAGGAGGTGGCAGTAGGGGGACTTCTCCAAGCCCAGCCGCAGGTACACCAAGCTGCCCATCATCACCTGGATCTCTGCAAGGCAGGCACAGGTCAGGGCGAGCAGGGGATCAGAGGGCGCAGGCTGGGCCTCGCAGATCCCAGGCCCCTGACCAGGAGGAACGGGCCCTGAGATGCCCTCAGGCAAAACTGATTTTCACTAAAATCCAGTGTGGAGGCAGAGTCTCGGGGCTGCTTCTGCGGGAGAAGGACAAGCATCAGGCACAAGGCAATCCAGTAGGGAGCTGAGTTTGAGTTCTCTTCCCATCCTTCCAAGTGCACCAAGGAGCGAGTCTCAGGTTAGCGCTCACGTTTTTCTTCTCCAACGCTAGCtactctctcttttaaaaactttcaggTGGTATCTAGATTTACTGACGGTGCTTGGTCTTTATGATTTCACAAAATGTGAGGTAACACATGGGTAGGAGTGGAGCTAGAGAACCAGTTACTACCAGTAGGAGTGGTTACTAATGGTGAGTATCTGGAAGGGGAGACTCCACGGACTAAGGTCTGGAAATCCTGGTGTGACGGAAGGAAGCTGTGGAGAGGCGCCGAGTGAGTCTTAAGGAAACGAGTGGGCTGCTTCTAGGTGGGCGAGGCCCGGGCTGAGGCGCAGGGGCGCACATGGCCCTGTGTGCTGAGTGTGGGTGTGCGCCACAGCAGGTGTGCAGAGCGGCCCGAGAAGAAGCTGGAAGGATATGGCACAGGTGGATGCAGGGGAAGAGCGTGGGGTTTGGAGTTCACCTGGGAGACGGTGAGGGAGGGGTCAGAGTTCTCAGGTTGGGGAAAGGCATCCTGGTTACACACCGCCCCTCAGGTGGGGCAGGGACTCGGAGCCCAACCCCCtgagccctgctgacacctgccGGAGCCcgggagcccccaccccagcacctgaGCACTTACCTCGCTGGTGCAGCCGTGCAAACGGCTGAAAGTGCCGGGCATAGCTGAGGGCCTCCAGCTGCTTCTCAGGGCCGCCTGCCAGGAGGCGGATGAAGTGTAGGCGGTGCAGCTTGAACTCCAGGGAGCTGTTGAGCTCGAGCAGGCGCTGCCTGTGGGAGACAGCCCATCTGGGGAGAAAGGGAGCTggtggggcaggagaaggggccCCGGTGGAGCCGGGACTGAGAGGTGGGCTCCCAAAGCCAAAGTGAGGCCCATGAGACAGGGCTGGAGGTGTGTCGAGTACACCAGGTGACAGAAGACCACAGACGGGCCCCGTCCCCTAACTGGCCCATCCGAGGGCCAACTTACTCCAATGCCGGCCCTAGGTCTTGTTCGTGCAGAGCTTCCAGGATTCGATTCAACTCGAGGAAAGGCTGCTTAAAGTCCAAGTCCACGTTCAGTGTTGACTCCTGTGGGGAGAGCACAATCCCACCGCTGAAGGAGTCTGTTTCCAGAACATTCCAGTTCTGGAAGGCTGAGTGTTGCAGGCTGGCCTCCCGGAGTGCAGACTACAAAACCTAACCCAGCCCCAGGGTCTTAGAGACCTGTGTTGAGTAGCATGGTGAGAAATTGATTGCTCTTCAGTCCTCTTAATCACATTGAGAAAGTACCCTTACTTTTATTACTAGTGTGTTTTTAACACCTAACAAGTGCTACTTTGTCATGTTACTAATCTCCCTTTTTAAGAAAGCGATATCAGGCGTCAGCTCAGAACCTTGGCCGGCAACCAACTCTAGCTAGAGATTCATGGCTTCACTTGGCATCGTATGTATTTTTAGAGCTATCTTCTATTTATGGCAGGGGCAATGATTTCCCTTCTAAAATAAGTTTGTataaagaagaggaaaccaaATATAAAGACAGCCATCGAGTAGAAGCAGAAGAGCCAGGTTCCAGCACCTTCCCGGCGAGGCCATTACCTGGCACAGCTCCTCGGCAACGCTCAGCATACCCTGCTGGTACAGGTGCTCCACAATGGCCATCTGCAGGacctgctgctgcttctcccgAGAGTCCCACACCGCATCGGAGACGACGCCGCAAATCTCAGAGTCAAAGTTCTGACGAGGACAAGACACAGGGCCCTGTGACTCAGCATTCGCCTTTCCTGCtgagccccgccccccaggcACTAGCTCCGgggtgtccccacccccagcccgagGCTGCCTGCACGCTCACCCTGTCGATGGCTTTGCCCACTCGGGAGACGCTGCTGTGAATGTCCTTGTGGTCCGAAGCCAGTTTCTGCACGGTGTCTTTGATCTTCCGGCAGCACTGGGACATCACCAGGGAGAGGGTGGCTGACAGAGGGGCCCCCTGGAGGGCTGCAGGGAAACACTAGCAGTAAATCAGGACACAGAGGAGCACATCTGGCCCCTGCTACCTCTCTTCTCCACACCAGCCCGGAGGCCCAGGAGGGAGCCCTGAACTCCAGGGTGAAAGACCCCGGCTTCTGTTCCAGGTCCTGCCACTTTTTAACTGCATGCCTTGGAACTGCTCAAGCGGGGCGAGTGGCTTCATCTCTCGgttcatttcctcacctgtaaaatgggtgatAGTACCGGCCCTGTCCTTTGCTGTGAATTGTAGCTGATTCGGCACTTCCTACGGGAAAGTACTTTATttcagctcatttaatcctccccacTGTGCCCTGCAGTGGACAGTTAGTACCCTGTCCTGTA from Neomonachus schauinslandi chromosome 7, ASM220157v2, whole genome shotgun sequence includes the following:
- the RMND5B gene encoding E3 ubiquitin-protein transferase RMND5B isoform X1, which codes for MEQCASVEREVDRVLQKFLTYGQHCEQSLEELLHYVGQLRAELASAALQGAPLSATLSLVMSQCCRKIKDTVQKLASDHKDIHSSVSRVGKAIDRNFDSEICGVVSDAVWDSREKQQQVLQMAIVEHLYQQGMLSVAEELCQESTLNVDLDFKQPFLELNRILEALHEQDLGPALEWAVSHRQRLLELNSSLEFKLHRLHFIRLLAGGPEKQLEALSYARHFQPFARLHQREIQVMMGSLVYLRLGLEKSPYCHLLDNSHWAEICETFTRDACSLLGLSVESPLSVSFASGCVALPVLMNIKAVIEQRQCTGVWSHKDELPIEIELGMKCWYHSVFACPILRQQTSDSNPPIKLICGHVISRDALNKLINGGKLKCPYCPMEQNPADGKRIIF
- the RMND5B gene encoding E3 ubiquitin-protein transferase RMND5B isoform X2, producing the protein MEQCASVEREVDRVLQKFLTYGQHCEQSLEELLHYVGQLRAELASAALQGAPLSATLSLVMSQCCRKIKDTVQKLASDHKDIHSSVSRVGKAIDRNFDSEICGVVSDAVWDSREKQQQVLQMAIVEHLYQQGMLSVAEELCQESTLNVDLDFKQPFLELNRILEALHEQDLGPALEQRLLELNSSLEFKLHRLHFIRLLAGGPEKQLEALSYARHFQPFARLHQREIQVMMGSLVYLRLGLEKSPYCHLLDNSHWAEICETFTRDACSLLGLSVESPLSVSFASGCVALPVLMNIKAVIEQRQCTGVWSHKDELPIEIELGMKCWYHSVFACPILRQQTSDSNPPIKLICGHVISRDALNKLINGGKLKCPYCPMEQNPADGKRIIF
- the RMND5B gene encoding E3 ubiquitin-protein transferase RMND5B isoform X3, which codes for MEQCASVEREVDRVLQKFLTYGQHCEQSLEELLHYVGQLRAELASAALQGAPLSATLSLVMSQCCRKIKDTVQKLASDHKDIHSSVSRVGKAIDRNFDSEICGVVSDAVWDSREKQQQVLQMAIVEHLYQQGMLSVAEELCQESTLNVDLDFKQPFLELNRILEALHEQDLGPALEWAVSHRQRLLELNSSLEFKLHRLHFIRLLAGGPEKQLEALSYARHFQPFARLHQREIQVMMGSLVYLRLGLEKSPYCHLLDNSHWAEICETFTRDACSLLGLSVESPLSVSFASGCVALPVLMNIKAVIEQRQCTGVWSHKDELPQTSDSNPPIKLICGHVISRDALNKLINGGKLKCPYCPMEQNPADGKRIIF